The Haloarchaeobius amylolyticus genome window below encodes:
- a CDS encoding DNA-directed DNA polymerase II small subunit, with product MPLEGSARIVGELASHGYNAEREAVTLIATADDPTGTLRAVVDAAGEDTIVITAEDVRTVREAESNGSAREAAANGGSPDDPTQTPAAADSGTAGPGTAADPETAEPDPSVSGGDSPHSPGNTAAAPVETGGSFQREVDPTKRSVDIAGDITGQSTGTGEYKDFVKVFRDRYDKLSSKLRGRVNHRPTTAIESMAPGSEVAIVGMVNDIRSTASGHWLVELEDTKGTFPCLVMKDRDIAELVDELLCDEVIAIEGTLSDDAGIVFVDSMHFPDVPRTYEPSYADRKVEAALISDVHVGSQEFMHDEWDAFCDWLYTEEAEHVEYLCIAGDMVEGVGVYPNQDEELDVVDIYEQYETFNEKLKQVPGDLEIIMIPGNHDAVRLAEPQPGFDDELRSIMSAHDARITGNPSTVTIEGVSVLMYHGVSLDEVIAELPEDKASYDEPHKAMYQLLKKRHVAPQYGGHTRLAPEEEDYLVIENVPDIFHTGHVHKLGFGKYHNVLAINSGCWQEQTDFQKSVNIDPDAGYAPIVDLQDLDVTVRKFS from the coding sequence GTGCCACTGGAGGGGTCTGCACGCATCGTCGGCGAACTCGCGAGCCACGGCTACAACGCCGAGCGCGAGGCCGTGACGCTCATCGCGACCGCCGACGACCCGACCGGAACCCTCCGCGCGGTCGTCGACGCGGCCGGCGAGGACACCATCGTCATCACCGCCGAGGACGTCCGGACGGTCCGCGAGGCGGAATCGAACGGGTCGGCGCGGGAGGCCGCGGCGAACGGCGGCTCACCGGACGACCCGACCCAGACCCCGGCCGCCGCCGACTCCGGGACCGCTGGCCCCGGAACCGCCGCCGACCCCGAGACCGCCGAACCAGACCCCTCCGTTTCGGGTGGAGATTCTCCCCATTCACCCGGGAATACCGCGGCTGCTCCAGTTGAAACAGGGGGGTCCTTCCAGCGCGAGGTCGACCCCACGAAGCGGTCGGTCGACATCGCCGGAGACATCACCGGCCAGAGCACCGGGACCGGCGAGTACAAGGACTTCGTGAAGGTGTTCCGCGACCGCTACGACAAGCTCTCGAGCAAGTTGCGGGGGCGGGTCAACCACCGGCCGACGACCGCCATCGAGTCGATGGCGCCCGGCAGCGAGGTCGCCATCGTCGGGATGGTCAACGACATCCGGTCGACCGCCTCGGGCCACTGGCTCGTCGAACTGGAGGACACCAAGGGGACGTTCCCCTGCCTCGTGATGAAGGACCGCGACATCGCGGAGCTGGTCGACGAACTGCTCTGTGACGAGGTCATCGCCATCGAGGGGACGCTCTCGGACGACGCCGGCATCGTGTTCGTCGACTCGATGCACTTCCCCGACGTGCCCCGGACCTACGAGCCGTCCTACGCCGACCGGAAGGTCGAAGCCGCGCTCATCTCCGACGTCCACGTCGGCAGCCAGGAGTTCATGCACGACGAGTGGGACGCCTTCTGCGACTGGCTGTACACCGAGGAGGCCGAACACGTCGAGTACCTCTGCATCGCTGGCGACATGGTCGAGGGCGTCGGCGTCTACCCGAACCAGGACGAGGAACTCGACGTCGTCGACATCTACGAGCAGTACGAGACGTTCAACGAGAAGCTCAAGCAGGTGCCCGGCGACCTCGAGATAATCATGATCCCGGGGAACCACGACGCGGTCCGGTTGGCCGAACCCCAGCCGGGCTTCGACGACGAACTCCGGAGCATCATGTCGGCCCACGACGCCCGCATCACGGGCAACCCCTCGACGGTGACCATAGAGGGCGTCTCCGTCCTCATGTACCACGGCGTCTCGCTGGACGAGGTCATCGCGGAACTCCCCGAGGACAAGGCGAGCTACGACGAGCCCCACAAGGCGATGTACCAGCTGCTGAAGAAGCGCCACGTCGCCCCGCAGTACGGGGGCCACACCCGCCTCGCTCCGGAGGAGGAGGACTACCTCGTCATCGAGAACGTCCCCGACATCTTCCACACCGGCCACGTCCACAAGCTCGGCTTCGGGAAGTACCACAACGTCCTCGCCATCAACTCCGGCTGCTGGCAGGAACAGACCGACTTCCAGAAGTCCGTCAACATCGACCCCGACGCCGGGTACGCGCCCATCGTGGACCTCCAGGACCTCGACGTGACCGTCAGAAAGTTCTCCTGA
- a CDS encoding S26 family signal peptidase, with the protein MTGPGSDDHPDDADADESPGDDGMDEWEWADDTSTSADDESAAPDDESEPADSGSGTGDDDEAGDRGSPGDDSEPASHDRESTEPAEGHPLDTDADSDTGATAPAPQPGASASDGDEDFDGPIDWFFNTSDPWVQTIRDIGSSVLTVAIIGLVLFAVSGVWPPLVAVESGSMEPHMHKNDLVFIVDEHRYAPASAAEGTGVVTYQHAKTNGGYWSFGDYGNVIVYQPYGSDRRTPIIHRAMFYVEEGENWYQRANKSYLDGANSCAEIANDACPAPHSGFITKGDNEVTNDHYDQVGGQSNVVRPEWIQGKAKVRIPFLGWVRLQFAQLATVTAGSAPPTLTGLRLQLGLFAAGLGTVVSRRRGWL; encoded by the coding sequence ATGACCGGACCCGGAAGCGACGACCACCCCGACGACGCCGACGCCGACGAGTCCCCCGGCGACGACGGGATGGACGAGTGGGAGTGGGCCGACGACACATCGACGTCGGCAGACGACGAGTCGGCGGCGCCGGACGACGAGTCGGAACCGGCCGACAGCGGGTCCGGAACCGGCGACGACGACGAGGCTGGCGACCGCGGCTCGCCGGGTGACGATAGCGAACCTGCCTCTCACGACCGCGAGTCGACCGAGCCGGCGGAAGGCCACCCACTGGACACCGACGCCGACAGCGACACCGGCGCCACCGCCCCTGCGCCACAACCGGGGGCGAGCGCGAGTGACGGCGACGAGGACTTCGACGGTCCAATCGACTGGTTCTTCAACACGAGCGACCCCTGGGTCCAGACCATCCGCGACATCGGCAGCAGCGTCCTGACGGTGGCCATCATCGGCCTCGTCCTGTTCGCCGTCAGCGGCGTCTGGCCGCCACTCGTCGCGGTCGAGAGCGGCAGCATGGAGCCCCACATGCACAAGAACGACCTGGTGTTCATCGTCGACGAACACCGGTACGCCCCCGCCAGCGCGGCGGAGGGGACCGGCGTCGTGACCTACCAGCACGCGAAGACCAACGGCGGCTACTGGAGCTTCGGCGACTACGGCAACGTCATCGTCTACCAGCCGTACGGGAGCGACCGCCGCACACCCATCATCCACCGGGCCATGTTCTACGTCGAGGAGGGCGAGAACTGGTACCAGCGGGCGAACAAGAGCTACCTCGACGGCGCGAACTCCTGTGCCGAGATCGCCAACGACGCCTGCCCGGCCCCCCACTCGGGCTTCATCACGAAGGGCGACAACGAGGTGACCAACGACCACTACGACCAGGTCGGCGGCCAGTCCAACGTCGTCCGTCCCGAGTGGATCCAGGGGAAGGCGAAGGTGCGCATCCCCTTCCTCGGCTGGGTCCGCCTCCAGTTCGCCCAGCTCGCGACCGTGACCGCCGGCAGCGCGCCGCCGACGCTGACCGGGCTTCGGCTGCAACTCGGGCTGTTCGCGGCCGGCCTCGGGACCGTTGTTTCGCGTCGACGCGGCTGGCTGTGA
- a CDS encoding Cdc6/Cdc18 family protein yields MTDNDDAGGDERDGDRPGKIETSRDFSVDLDDVVLDEEEEEASQGLFDDLLSGEPIFENKEVLRPSYTPHELPHRKEQINKMATILVAALRGETPSNILIYGKTGTGKTASAKFVSNELESTSKKYEVPCSVEYINCEVTDTQYRVLAQLANKFIDENEEIIDRRIDELQDRLDALDEYEATASGTAPDTDDRSSAGAAETHPLADTEFDSREDVRDRIETLREDQEEFESVPMTGWPTDRVYSVFFDAVDYEERVVVIMLDEIDKLVEKSGDDTLYNLSRMNSELENSRVSIMGISNDLKFTDFLDPRVKSSLGEEEIVFPPYDANQLRDILQHRSDVAFKDGALTGDVIPLCAAFAAQEHGDARRALDLLRTAGELAERSQSEVVDEEHVRQAQDKIELDRVVEVVRTLPTQSKLVLFAIILLEKNGVHNINTGEVFNIYKRLCEEIDADVLTQRRVTDLISELDMLGIVNAVVVSKGRYGRTKEISLSVPIEETEAVLMSDSRLGDIENIQPFVQARFNN; encoded by the coding sequence ATGACAGATAACGACGATGCGGGCGGTGACGAACGAGACGGGGACCGACCCGGAAAGATAGAGACATCGCGGGACTTCAGCGTCGACCTCGACGACGTGGTCCTCGACGAGGAGGAGGAAGAGGCCTCCCAGGGGTTGTTCGACGACCTCCTCAGCGGGGAGCCCATCTTCGAGAACAAGGAGGTGCTGCGGCCCTCCTACACGCCACACGAGCTCCCCCACCGCAAGGAGCAGATCAACAAGATGGCGACCATCCTCGTCGCCGCGCTCCGGGGCGAGACCCCCTCGAACATCCTCATCTACGGGAAGACCGGGACCGGCAAGACCGCGAGCGCGAAGTTCGTCTCCAACGAACTCGAGTCCACCTCGAAGAAGTACGAGGTCCCGTGTTCCGTCGAGTACATCAACTGCGAGGTGACCGACACCCAGTACCGCGTGCTCGCCCAGCTCGCGAACAAGTTCATCGACGAGAACGAGGAGATCATCGACCGCCGTATCGACGAACTACAGGACCGGCTCGACGCACTCGACGAGTACGAGGCGACCGCCTCGGGCACCGCCCCCGACACCGACGACCGGTCCAGCGCCGGCGCAGCCGAAACGCACCCCCTCGCCGACACCGAGTTCGACTCCCGCGAGGACGTCCGCGACCGCATCGAGACCCTCCGCGAGGACCAGGAGGAGTTCGAGAGCGTCCCGATGACCGGCTGGCCGACCGACCGGGTCTACAGCGTCTTCTTCGACGCGGTCGACTACGAGGAGCGCGTGGTCGTCATCATGCTCGACGAGATCGACAAACTGGTCGAGAAGTCGGGCGACGACACGCTGTACAACCTCTCGCGGATGAACTCCGAGCTGGAGAACTCCCGCGTGAGCATCATGGGCATCTCGAACGACCTGAAGTTCACCGACTTCCTCGACCCTCGCGTCAAGTCCAGCCTCGGCGAGGAGGAGATCGTCTTCCCGCCCTACGACGCCAACCAGCTCCGGGACATCCTCCAGCACCGCTCCGACGTGGCGTTCAAGGACGGCGCACTCACGGGGGACGTCATCCCGCTGTGTGCGGCCTTCGCCGCCCAGGAGCACGGTGACGCTCGCCGTGCACTCGACCTGCTCCGCACCGCGGGCGAGCTCGCCGAGCGCTCCCAGTCCGAGGTCGTCGACGAGGAGCACGTCCGGCAGGCCCAGGACAAGATCGAACTCGACCGCGTGGTCGAGGTGGTACGCACCTTACCCACGCAGAGCAAACTCGTCCTGTTCGCCATCATCCTGCTGGAGAAGAACGGCGTCCACAACATCAACACGGGCGAGGTGTTCAACATCTACAAGCGCCTCTGCGAGGAGATCGACGCCGACGTCCTCACCCAGCGCCGCGTCACCGACCTCATCTCCGAGCTTGACATGCTCGGCATCGTGAACGCGGTCGTCGTCTCGAAGGGTCGCTACGGCCGCACCAAGGAGATCAGCCTCTCGGTCCCAATCGAGGAGACCGAGGCGGTCCTGATGAGCGACTCGCGGCTGGGCGACATCGAGAACATCCAGCCGTTCGTACAGGCGCGGTTCAACAACTGA
- a CDS encoding Era-like GTP-binding protein — translation MGLISGLKDSLARVRESLFTEEEQQKRIGIYGPPNAGKTTLANRIARDWTGDAVGPESHVPHETRRARRKENVEIERNGSSVNIDIVDTPGVTTKVDYEEFMEFDDFDKDEAVRRSREATEGVAEAMHWLREDVDGVIYVLDSSEDPFTQVNTMLIGIIESRDLPVLIFANKIDLDESSVKRIEDAFPQHETVPLSALEGENMDEVYDKIADYFG, via the coding sequence ATGGGACTCATCTCAGGACTGAAAGACAGCCTCGCTCGCGTGAGGGAAAGTCTGTTCACAGAGGAGGAGCAACAGAAGCGAATCGGCATCTACGGACCGCCGAACGCAGGTAAGACTACGCTGGCGAACCGGATCGCCCGCGACTGGACTGGTGACGCCGTCGGGCCAGAGAGCCACGTTCCACACGAAACGCGCCGCGCCCGGCGCAAGGAGAACGTGGAGATCGAGCGCAACGGCAGCTCCGTCAACATCGACATCGTCGACACGCCCGGCGTGACGACGAAGGTCGACTACGAGGAGTTCATGGAGTTCGACGACTTCGACAAGGACGAAGCCGTCCGGCGCTCCCGCGAGGCCACCGAAGGCGTCGCGGAGGCGATGCACTGGCTCCGCGAGGACGTCGACGGCGTCATCTACGTGCTCGACAGCTCGGAGGACCCGTTCACGCAGGTGAACACGATGCTCATCGGCATCATCGAGTCGCGCGACCTGCCGGTGCTCATCTTCGCGAACAAGATCGACCTCGACGAGTCCAGCGTCAAGCGCATCGAGGACGCGTTCCCGCAACACGAGACCGTCCCGCTCTCCGCCCTCGAGGGCGAGAACATGGACGAGGTCTACGACAAGATTGCGGACTATTTCGGGTGA
- a CDS encoding DUF2073 domain-containing protein: MPEAKTSDGGGVQIDLISGERMANLASMEKIRMILDGVRDGNIVILEEGLSPDEESKLIEVTMTEISPDEFNGIEIETYPRSKTNDASILDRIMGREETSKLTVIGPANQIETLHKDENLISALVSRK, translated from the coding sequence ATGCCGGAAGCTAAAACCTCAGACGGCGGCGGGGTCCAGATCGACCTCATCAGTGGCGAGCGGATGGCTAACCTCGCGAGCATGGAGAAGATCCGGATGATCCTCGATGGCGTCCGCGACGGGAACATCGTCATCCTCGAGGAGGGCCTCTCGCCCGACGAAGAGTCGAAGCTCATCGAGGTCACGATGACCGAGATCAGCCCCGACGAGTTCAACGGTATCGAGATCGAGACGTACCCCCGCTCGAAGACGAACGACGCGAGCATCCTCGACCGCATCATGGGTCGCGAGGAGACGTCGAAGCTCACGGTCATCGGTCCGGCGAACCAGATCGAGACGCTCCACAAGGACGAGAACCTCATCAGCGCGCTCGTCTCCCGGAAATAA
- a CDS encoding OapC/ArvC family zinc-ribbon domain-containing protein produces the protein MPHQCTECGRTFEDGSKEMLSGCPGCDGNKFQFIPKGAMDDADGSPSQPDDSASPPDRPSRDGNAVTKAATTVREWVNRNSEDEDRAWPKSATEDYDTPAEKAAARSDESPARADDSPTGPAESGTQPTESTAGTSDPAAGETQPSNAAETAEPEAAEPTPAETTGPKRAEAAESDTAEPDTAESRPAPQSADDQEGAGSISARTMSSEDNAQASARSDIVSPDELPDPGEQSSAASGAEPAAQPAQSGAPEQQVGSADGHVVAEPADTEVDDRPDLDELREELNQQFESIKILNPGQYELNLMELYDREEYIISLREDGRYVIDVPDSWRGEE, from the coding sequence ATGCCCCACCAGTGTACCGAATGCGGCCGGACGTTCGAGGACGGCTCGAAGGAGATGCTCTCGGGCTGTCCCGGCTGCGACGGGAACAAGTTCCAGTTCATCCCGAAGGGCGCGATGGACGACGCCGATGGGTCGCCGAGCCAGCCCGACGACTCGGCGAGTCCACCCGACCGGCCGTCACGGGACGGCAACGCGGTTACGAAGGCGGCCACGACCGTCCGCGAGTGGGTCAACCGGAACTCCGAGGACGAGGACCGCGCCTGGCCGAAGTCCGCGACAGAGGACTACGACACGCCCGCCGAGAAGGCGGCAGCACGGTCGGACGAGTCGCCGGCACGGGCCGACGACTCGCCAACCGGGCCGGCAGAGTCGGGAACCCAGCCCACCGAGTCGACCGCCGGGACGAGCGACCCGGCTGCAGGTGAAACACAGCCCTCGAACGCCGCCGAGACGGCGGAACCCGAGGCAGCGGAACCCACCCCGGCCGAGACGACCGGCCCGAAGAGGGCCGAGGCGGCCGAATCGGACACTGCCGAACCGGACACTGCCGAGTCCCGGCCCGCCCCACAGTCGGCCGACGACCAGGAGGGTGCGGGCAGCATCTCGGCGCGGACGATGTCCTCCGAGGACAACGCACAGGCGAGTGCACGCTCGGACATCGTCTCGCCGGACGAACTCCCCGACCCTGGCGAACAGTCGAGCGCCGCATCCGGTGCGGAGCCCGCCGCCCAACCGGCCCAGTCGGGAGCCCCGGAACAGCAGGTCGGCTCGGCCGACGGCCACGTGGTGGCCGAACCGGCCGACACCGAGGTCGACGACCGGCCCGACCTGGACGAGTTGCGCGAGGAGCTCAACCAGCAGTTCGAGAGCATCAAGATCCTCAACCCCGGGCAGTACGAGCTGAACCTGATGGAGCTGTACGACCGCGAGGAGTACATCATCTCCCTGCGCGAGGACGGCCGCTACGTCATCGACGTCCCGGACAGCTGGCGCGGGGAGGAGTGA
- a CDS encoding DUF7089 family protein, which translates to MFSERDLSPSVAAVRDEHAPGALVLDAATDFETIPPAQAEDLGLLVDSLSPTEYDPAWVPEEAPELLHRLAGNEFTIGAPGDGSVAWTRQTDPPVVIVKPRVEGSPESFIDFLVAEALVEAGLDVPEHFLGFFAAHYRDLADATPLDPNATYQVAAALYDGWLGLHTRDVFADWLSTQPALGEAWQDAGSRLEGRLDGLAREVALGQTDFSDATELACSGLKHAVELPAPFAALDTDAYRDRGAPYAVKWAEKTFESLQ; encoded by the coding sequence ATGTTCAGCGAACGCGACCTCTCTCCTTCGGTCGCGGCGGTCCGCGACGAGCACGCCCCGGGGGCGCTCGTCCTGGACGCGGCCACCGACTTCGAGACGATTCCGCCAGCACAGGCCGAGGACCTCGGTCTGCTCGTCGACTCGCTCTCGCCGACGGAGTACGACCCGGCGTGGGTGCCCGAGGAGGCCCCCGAACTCCTCCATCGGCTCGCCGGGAACGAGTTCACCATCGGCGCACCCGGCGACGGGAGCGTCGCGTGGACCCGCCAGACCGACCCGCCCGTCGTCATCGTGAAACCACGGGTGGAGGGCTCGCCGGAGTCGTTCATCGACTTCCTCGTCGCCGAAGCGCTCGTGGAGGCTGGCCTCGACGTCCCCGAGCACTTCCTCGGCTTCTTCGCGGCGCACTACCGCGACCTCGCCGACGCCACGCCGCTGGATCCGAACGCGACCTACCAGGTCGCCGCGGCGCTGTACGACGGCTGGCTCGGCCTGCACACGCGGGACGTGTTCGCCGACTGGCTGTCGACCCAGCCCGCCCTCGGCGAGGCGTGGCAGGACGCCGGGTCGCGCCTCGAGGGTCGGCTCGACGGCCTCGCCAGGGAGGTCGCACTCGGCCAGACCGACTTCTCGGACGCGACCGAGCTGGCCTGTAGCGGCCTCAAACACGCCGTCGAACTCCCGGCACCCTTCGCGGCACTCGACACCGATGCCTACCGCGACCGGGGTGCACCCTACGCGGTCAAGTGGGCGGAGAAGACGTTCGAGTCGCTGCAGTAG
- a CDS encoding nucleoside triphosphate pyrophosphohydrolase — protein MTRFDKLVRDDIPAVIRENGETPVTHVADGEEYRDRLREKLVEEAREFRADPSAEELADVLTVLDAVRDAEDIPAEAVARERREKLAARGGFEEGIVLEAVLADGESTASEPGTEPGED, from the coding sequence ATGACGAGGTTCGACAAACTGGTCCGCGACGATATTCCCGCGGTGATCCGCGAGAACGGCGAGACACCGGTCACGCACGTCGCCGACGGCGAGGAGTACCGCGACCGCCTTCGCGAGAAGCTCGTCGAGGAGGCACGGGAGTTCCGTGCCGACCCGAGCGCCGAGGAGCTGGCCGACGTGCTGACCGTGCTCGACGCGGTCCGGGATGCCGAGGACATCCCGGCCGAGGCGGTCGCGAGGGAACGACGGGAGAAACTGGCCGCCCGTGGCGGGTTCGAGGAGGGAATCGTTCTGGAAGCGGTGCTGGCAGACGGCGAGTCGACCGCCTCGGAACCCGGAACCGAACCCGGGGAAGACTAG
- a CDS encoding DUF7090 family protein, translating into MDYQLTVDGLDETIPGGTNILLVHPSTGETDRIDTEFLKHDTDYFFVISTRTTAREVRQKLEYYDVDETKAVILDTLSVERGYSRRSSKNVHYVSAPDDLDGIIEQTERFFAEHDGKLRVSFDSITELAYYAGEDEGREAVERILELIDEHDAVGLFHLSDEVHDDDVEEGYRDLFDRVIDLDVEGNVSFDD; encoded by the coding sequence ATGGACTATCAGCTCACGGTAGACGGACTCGACGAGACGATTCCGGGTGGGACCAACATCCTCCTCGTCCATCCATCCACAGGTGAGACGGACCGGATCGACACCGAATTTCTGAAACACGACACGGACTACTTCTTCGTCATCTCTACCCGAACCACCGCGCGTGAGGTCCGCCAGAAGCTCGAGTACTACGACGTCGACGAGACCAAGGCGGTCATCCTCGACACCCTGAGCGTCGAGCGCGGCTACTCCCGACGCTCCAGCAAGAACGTCCACTACGTCTCCGCCCCCGACGACCTCGACGGCATCATCGAACAGACCGAGCGCTTCTTCGCGGAACACGACGGCAAGCTCCGCGTCAGTTTCGACTCCATCACCGAACTCGCCTACTACGCCGGCGAGGACGAGGGCCGCGAGGCCGTCGAGCGCATCCTCGAACTCATCGACGAGCACGACGCCGTCGGCCTGTTCCACCTCTCCGACGAGGTCCACGACGACGACGTCGAGGAGGGCTACCGCGACCTGTTCGACCGCGTCATCGACCTCGACGTCGAGGGCAACGTCTCCTTCGACGACTGA
- a CDS encoding DUF2391 family protein produces the protein MVGPSKRYKLADSAQQVVGGFLLAGPFVVTEEVWVLAANMSTLHGLVTVAIVGAIGYGALYKADDDRNPDRELEVGGIPLRFVSLMVVSFGSVAILALAFTAPETFLVGDGDGILTNPTETEMAVTTLKAISVGAIFSVVGAATADSLL, from the coding sequence ATGGTCGGCCCAAGCAAGCGGTACAAGCTCGCCGACAGCGCCCAGCAGGTGGTCGGCGGGTTCCTGCTCGCCGGACCGTTCGTCGTGACCGAGGAGGTGTGGGTCCTCGCCGCGAACATGTCGACGCTCCACGGCCTCGTCACGGTCGCCATCGTCGGGGCCATCGGCTACGGCGCGCTCTACAAGGCCGACGACGACCGCAACCCCGACCGGGAGCTGGAGGTCGGTGGCATCCCGCTCCGGTTCGTCTCCCTCATGGTCGTCTCGTTCGGGTCGGTCGCCATCCTCGCGCTCGCGTTCACCGCCCCCGAGACGTTCCTCGTCGGTGACGGCGACGGCATCCTGACGAACCCGACGGAGACGGAGATGGCCGTCACGACACTCAAGGCCATCAGCGTCGGGGCCATCTTCAGCGTGGTCGGTGCCGCGACCGCCGACTCGCTGCTGTGA
- a CDS encoding class I SAM-dependent methyltransferase, with protein sequence MSVREEFDAWAQDGRDRGMEDRHWHTAKHALARMPVETGETVVDLGCGSGYAGRALRETKDAGRVYGLDGSPEMARNAQSYADDEALGYLVGDFDDLPFATDSVDHVWTMEAFYYAQNPENTLREVARILRPGGTFTCAVNYYEENVHSHEWQEYIEVDMTLWSAADYREAFRDAGLHVASQDNVPDRDIDIPPADEFPTEDWETREAMVERYRTFGTLVTVGVAP encoded by the coding sequence ATGAGTGTCCGCGAGGAGTTCGACGCGTGGGCCCAGGACGGCCGCGACAGAGGGATGGAGGACCGCCACTGGCACACCGCCAAGCACGCACTGGCACGGATGCCGGTCGAGACTGGCGAGACGGTCGTCGACCTCGGCTGTGGCTCCGGCTACGCCGGGCGAGCGCTCCGCGAGACCAAGGACGCGGGTCGCGTCTACGGCCTCGACGGCTCCCCGGAGATGGCCCGGAACGCGCAGTCGTACGCCGACGACGAGGCGCTGGGCTACCTCGTCGGCGACTTCGACGACCTGCCGTTCGCGACCGACAGCGTCGACCACGTCTGGACGATGGAGGCGTTCTACTACGCACAGAACCCGGAGAACACGCTCCGCGAGGTGGCCCGTATCCTCCGCCCCGGCGGGACGTTCACCTGCGCGGTGAACTACTACGAGGAGAACGTCCACTCCCACGAGTGGCAAGAGTACATCGAGGTGGACATGACGCTGTGGAGCGCCGCCGACTACCGCGAGGCGTTCCGCGACGCCGGGCTCCACGTCGCGAGCCAGGACAACGTCCCGGACCGTGACATCGACATCCCGCCGGCAGACGAGTTCCCGACCGAGGACTGGGAGACTCGCGAGGCGATGGTCGAGCGCTACCGCACCTTCGGCACGCTGGTCACGGTGGGGGTGGCTCCGTGA